The following are from one region of the Hydrogenophaga sp. BPS33 genome:
- a CDS encoding NAD(P)-dependent oxidoreductase, with amino-acid sequence MVDTEDLRVKKAARPVGFIGLGAMGKPMALCLLKADIPVIVYDRDAARVDQLCTAGAEAATSSMELAKRCDRMVCIVETAAQVREVMFGERGIKAGASEGHQVLVMSTIDPDALRKMAEESAASGITLRDAPVSGSTEGAINGTLTFFVGGSEQDGQAFADCFAAMGTHVFYMGALTKGIEIKLLNNMLAQVNTVAVAEALAMASKAGMDLKTVIEAVKVSTGNSAIFELRAPRILARNFAPGGSNDISYKDQELQTAFAKRLGVPVFLPSITQQVYQIARSMNLGKEDGSSIIKVYEALSGMDRQA; translated from the coding sequence ATGGTAGACACCGAAGATCTCCGCGTCAAAAAAGCGGCACGGCCCGTCGGCTTTATCGGTTTGGGCGCGATGGGAAAACCCATGGCACTGTGCCTTCTGAAGGCGGACATTCCCGTCATCGTCTACGACCGGGACGCCGCTCGAGTCGATCAGCTTTGCACTGCCGGAGCAGAAGCGGCCACCAGTTCAATGGAGCTTGCCAAAAGATGCGACCGCATGGTTTGCATCGTCGAGACCGCGGCGCAAGTCCGGGAAGTGATGTTTGGGGAGAGGGGCATCAAAGCCGGGGCGTCGGAAGGCCACCAGGTGCTTGTCATGAGCACCATCGATCCCGATGCGCTTCGCAAGATGGCCGAGGAGAGCGCAGCCTCCGGCATCACCCTCAGGGACGCGCCTGTCAGCGGCAGCACCGAAGGGGCTATCAACGGGACGTTGACGTTTTTCGTCGGCGGTAGCGAGCAAGATGGCCAAGCGTTCGCCGACTGTTTTGCGGCCATGGGCACGCATGTGTTCTACATGGGTGCTCTGACCAAAGGCATCGAGATCAAGCTGTTGAACAACATGCTTGCGCAAGTGAACACGGTGGCGGTGGCCGAAGCACTGGCCATGGCAAGCAAGGCGGGAATGGACCTGAAAACCGTGATTGAAGCCGTGAAGGTCAGCACGGGAAACAGCGCCATTTTCGAGTTGCGCGCGCCGCGGATTCTTGCGCGCAACTTCGCACCGGGTGGCTCCAATGACATTTCATACAAGGACCAGGAGCTGCAAACGGCCTTTGCCAAACGCCTGGGCGTGCCGGTTTTCTTGCCGAGCATCACCCAGCAGGTTTACCAGATCGCCCGAAGTATGAACCTCGGGAAGGAAGACGGTTCGTCCATCATCAAAGTGTACGAAGCGCTCAGCGGAATGGACCGTCAGGCTTAA
- a CDS encoding aromatic ring-hydroxylating oxygenase subunit alpha — translation MISSEQNVWPAGDVTRVPFWIYTDDEIYRKEQESIYLGPVWNYLCLEAEIPKSGDYCTAFVGDMPVVVTRGPDGGVNAFENRCSHRGSLLALKQRGNAKDFVCVYHAWRHDIKGNLLSVAFSRGVNGEGGMPPDFNVCNHGPRKLRVTTLGGLVFGTLSDETPPIEEYLGEPILARLNRVLRNKPLRIYGGYTQVLKHNWKLYFENIKDSYHSSILHTFFATFKVSRLSQGGGLIVSDSGAHHCSYSLVHQGGADKEFDQEKLRSNMEQEFKLQDKSLLEVEDEFNDDTRAQAVTIFPGFVLQTVHNTIAVRHIQPKGPNETHLKWTMIGFEDDSERLQDMRMKQANLAGPAGFVSMEDGAIGGFVRRGSAAADKESTVVLMGGMSTSSSNSRATEGAIRGFWKAYRSYLGI, via the coding sequence ATGATTAGCAGTGAGCAAAACGTGTGGCCGGCGGGTGACGTTACCCGTGTCCCTTTTTGGATCTATACCGACGATGAGATCTACCGAAAAGAGCAGGAGTCCATCTATCTTGGCCCCGTCTGGAACTACCTTTGCCTTGAAGCGGAGATCCCCAAAAGCGGGGACTATTGCACCGCCTTCGTTGGCGACATGCCGGTGGTCGTGACGCGTGGGCCGGACGGGGGTGTCAATGCGTTCGAGAACCGCTGCTCGCACCGCGGTTCGTTGTTGGCGCTCAAACAGCGCGGAAATGCAAAGGACTTTGTCTGCGTGTACCACGCGTGGAGACACGACATCAAGGGCAATCTTCTGAGCGTGGCGTTCAGCCGGGGCGTGAACGGCGAGGGCGGCATGCCGCCCGACTTCAATGTGTGCAACCACGGTCCGCGCAAACTGCGGGTGACCACGCTGGGCGGACTGGTGTTCGGAACGCTGTCGGACGAAACACCACCGATCGAGGAATACCTGGGCGAACCCATTTTGGCGAGGTTGAATCGCGTTCTTCGCAACAAGCCCCTTCGCATATATGGCGGTTACACGCAGGTGTTGAAGCACAACTGGAAGCTGTACTTCGAGAACATCAAGGACAGTTACCACTCCAGCATCCTTCACACCTTTTTTGCTACCTTCAAAGTGTCGCGCCTGTCGCAGGGCGGGGGGCTGATCGTGTCCGATTCAGGTGCCCACCACTGCAGCTACTCGCTGGTGCACCAGGGAGGCGCGGACAAAGAATTCGACCAGGAGAAGCTCCGCAGCAACATGGAGCAGGAGTTCAAGTTGCAGGACAAGAGCCTGCTCGAAGTCGAGGACGAGTTCAATGACGACACGCGCGCGCAGGCCGTCACCATCTTTCCTGGCTTCGTGCTTCAGACCGTGCACAACACCATCGCGGTTCGGCACATCCAGCCCAAGGGGCCGAATGAGACACACCTCAAGTGGACCATGATTGGTTTTGAAGACGATAGCGAACGCCTCCAGGACATGCGGATGAAGCAGGCCAACCTGGCTGGACCGGCAGGATTTGTGTCCATGGAAGATGGCGCCATCGGGGGATTCGTTCGACGGGGAAGTGCAGCTGCAGACAAGGAGTCGACCGTCGTCTTGATGGGTGGAATGAGCACCAGCAGCTCGAATTCGCGCGCCACGGAAGGAGCCATCCGCGGGTTCTGGAAAGCTTACCGTTCCTATCTGGGAATCTGA
- a CDS encoding aromatic-ring-hydroxylating dioxygenase subunit beta — MNDTTTDRTSLSAALAELMEDYARAIDRDELERWPDFFETKCIYKVTNRENVAAGYPIGVIYANSRAMLQDRVMSLRDANIYEDQCYRHLLGRPFITHTDGDTVHAETSFLVMRTMQDGVTSVFATGSYHDVLSVTTERIRFVERIVVCDSARIDTLMALPL; from the coding sequence ATGAACGACACCACTACCGACCGAACTTCCCTCAGCGCAGCTCTGGCTGAATTAATGGAGGACTACGCCCGCGCGATTGACCGTGATGAGCTTGAGCGTTGGCCAGACTTCTTCGAAACCAAGTGCATCTACAAGGTGACCAACCGCGAAAACGTGGCGGCTGGTTACCCGATTGGCGTGATCTATGCGAATTCGCGCGCGATGCTGCAAGACCGCGTCATGTCCCTGCGCGACGCGAACATCTACGAGGACCAGTGCTACAGGCACTTGCTTGGGCGCCCGTTCATCACGCACACGGACGGCGACACCGTTCACGCAGAGACGAGCTTCCTTGTCATGCGGACCATGCAGGATGGCGTCACCTCCGTGTTTGCCACGGGGAGCTATCACGACGTGCTGAGCGTCACAACGGAGCGCATCCGTTTCGTCGAGCGTATTGTGGTGTGCGACAGCGCGCGCATCGACACGCTGATGGCGTTGCCACTTTGA
- a CDS encoding SDR family NAD(P)-dependent oxidoreductase — MNEQANQASALQQRWSAPPRFKDKIIIITAAAAGIGAATARRMASEGGRIIGVDTDATSLAALIAELPGKAGRHAPMVVNCLDEAAVMQCVRQTVEFSGGRIDVLVNGVGGSTLKALPAGGTDRMALEDWNALLNFNLTPTFLFCKHVMPVMMAQRAGKIVNLSSIAGRGEDASVGNAAYSTAKAGVSVFTKRLSREMAAYGVNCNAVAPGATQTPRILRYYDSQTPEVRAQAMEKTPLGRMATAEDQANAIAFLASNDADFITGVVLDVTGGH, encoded by the coding sequence GTGAACGAACAAGCAAACCAAGCCAGCGCGCTACAGCAGCGATGGAGTGCCCCTCCACGCTTTAAGGACAAGATCATCATCATCACGGCGGCTGCCGCAGGCATTGGTGCTGCCACGGCACGCCGTATGGCCAGCGAAGGGGGTCGGATCATCGGTGTGGACACGGATGCGACCTCTCTTGCCGCATTGATCGCTGAGTTGCCTGGCAAAGCCGGTCGGCATGCGCCCATGGTGGTGAACTGCCTTGACGAAGCTGCCGTCATGCAATGCGTGCGCCAGACTGTGGAGTTTTCTGGCGGACGCATTGATGTTCTTGTGAACGGCGTTGGCGGATCGACCCTCAAGGCTTTGCCAGCAGGGGGAACCGACCGGATGGCGCTGGAAGACTGGAACGCTTTGTTGAATTTCAACCTCACGCCAACCTTCCTTTTCTGCAAGCACGTGATGCCCGTCATGATGGCGCAACGCGCGGGGAAGATCGTGAATCTTTCCTCGATCGCCGGTCGTGGTGAGGACGCGAGCGTCGGCAATGCGGCCTACAGCACGGCCAAGGCTGGCGTCAGCGTCTTCACCAAGCGCCTGTCCCGCGAGATGGCGGCGTATGGCGTAAATTGCAATGCCGTTGCGCCGGGCGCCACGCAGACGCCGCGCATCTTGCGGTACTACGATTCGCAAACGCCAGAGGTTCGCGCGCAGGCCATGGAGAAGACGCCGCTGGGTCGTATGGCAACGGCCGAAGATCAGGCCAATGCCATTGCTTTTCTTGCTTCGAACGACGCCGACTTCATTACTGGCGTGGTCCTTGATGTGACGGGTGGACATTGA
- a CDS encoding SDR family oxidoreductase produces the protein MDLGLTGKTVVITGGSAGVGLACAELMASEGCHVAIVARDGTRLREAATLLTARTGHEVQAIEADLSSLAGVEQMMASAERLLGRIDVLVNNAGAIRGGDFLSTPDAQWTEDWNLKLFGYVRTARAVLPLMKRQGGGCIINVIGAAARQVSPTYLAGGAANAALVNFTKGLSDVGAPDQVRVKAVSPGAVRTERWDRITAADAKAEGRSVEEVRAERLATYPLGRIVTPEDVANVVCFLASPRADMLNGLTVTVDGGWSRGVYP, from the coding sequence ATGGATCTTGGCCTGACAGGAAAGACCGTGGTGATCACGGGCGGCAGCGCTGGTGTTGGCCTTGCGTGCGCCGAATTGATGGCGTCCGAAGGATGCCACGTCGCCATCGTGGCGCGGGATGGCACACGTCTCCGGGAAGCGGCAACGTTGCTCACCGCCCGCACGGGCCATGAGGTGCAGGCCATCGAAGCAGATCTCTCTTCTTTGGCTGGTGTGGAACAGATGATGGCGAGTGCCGAGCGATTGCTTGGTCGCATCGACGTCCTCGTGAACAACGCAGGCGCGATCAGAGGCGGGGACTTCCTGAGCACACCCGACGCCCAGTGGACGGAGGACTGGAATCTGAAGTTGTTTGGGTATGTGCGAACGGCGAGGGCCGTTCTTCCGTTGATGAAGCGGCAAGGTGGCGGCTGCATCATCAATGTGATTGGCGCGGCGGCGCGCCAGGTCAGCCCGACCTATCTTGCGGGCGGCGCTGCGAATGCCGCGTTGGTCAACTTCACCAAGGGATTGTCCGATGTAGGTGCACCGGATCAGGTCCGGGTTAAGGCCGTCTCGCCGGGGGCGGTGCGCACCGAGCGCTGGGACCGCATCACTGCGGCGGACGCGAAGGCAGAGGGCCGATCGGTTGAGGAAGTGCGTGCGGAGCGGCTTGCCACATACCCGCTTGGGCGCATCGTCACACCGGAGGACGTAGCCAATGTGGTCTGCTTTCTGGCTTCCCCTCGTGCAGACATGCTGAACGGCTTGACCGTCACCGTCGATGGTGGCTGGAGTCGAGGCGTCTATCCTTGA
- a CDS encoding IclR family transcriptional regulator, translating to MPKALVKADSNATTVAASRVHPSGHREVPAVRRACAVMWLLARHPDGITLSSVARELDILPSTCLHILRELGVGRLVAYDAIAKVYRLGSGVLSLSSRLTQQNPFVQVAQPHLNRLSREFEVAASAQELDGDSDMLVVAAAAVQSGRPSPGGRTPLLIGASGRVMAAYGALGETELRRRFARLGWQDPPELEQWLRDVRDVPVAGHAVDDGNFRKGITAIAAPVFHADGSVTRTISVTAVSAQLASRQRKQLAEAAKVAAAQITNALR from the coding sequence ATGCCAAAGGCACTTGTCAAAGCGGATTCGAACGCGACCACTGTCGCCGCAAGTCGCGTGCACCCGTCTGGACACCGCGAGGTCCCTGCCGTGCGCCGTGCTTGCGCCGTCATGTGGTTGCTGGCGCGCCATCCGGACGGTATTACCTTGTCGAGCGTCGCCCGAGAACTGGACATTCTTCCGAGCACCTGCCTGCATATTTTGCGCGAACTTGGGGTCGGCCGACTGGTCGCCTACGATGCGATCGCCAAGGTGTACCGACTGGGGAGCGGCGTGCTTTCATTGAGCAGCAGGTTGACGCAGCAGAACCCGTTCGTCCAGGTGGCGCAGCCGCATCTCAACCGGTTGTCGCGCGAATTCGAAGTGGCCGCGTCGGCGCAGGAACTCGATGGTGACAGCGACATGTTGGTGGTCGCAGCCGCTGCGGTGCAGAGCGGGAGGCCTTCGCCTGGCGGAAGGACGCCGCTCCTCATAGGTGCCTCCGGCCGCGTGATGGCTGCTTACGGGGCCTTGGGCGAAACGGAACTTCGCCGCCGCTTCGCCCGACTCGGTTGGCAGGATCCGCCGGAACTCGAACAATGGCTGAGAGACGTCCGCGACGTTCCGGTCGCCGGTCATGCTGTCGATGATGGCAACTTTCGCAAAGGCATCACGGCCATTGCTGCGCCTGTGTTTCACGCCGACGGCAGCGTCACTCGCACGATCAGTGTCACCGCCGTGAGCGCCCAGCTCGCATCGCGTCAACGCAAACAACTCGCCGAAGCGGCCAAAGTCGCGGCTGCGCAAATCACGAACGCGCTCCGTTGA